In one Pseudodesulfovibrio tunisiensis genomic region, the following are encoded:
- a CDS encoding zinc dependent phospholipase C family protein, whose protein sequence is MKAVFILAVTLVFALAPDLALAWGPGVHLALGNSVLAGAGALPPLVASLLLRNRSAFLYGCLSADIFIGKGCSVHPGHSHNWCTGFKLLRTASTPLVRAYAYGYLSHLAADVVAHNYYVPNALWHMPSGGRISHVYVEAQADRRFETEHERALALFRKSNKVADGSLLTAMDRRKLPFLVKKQIVKGSLKLFSRKTWGSSLDLADRILPWSADSRPLNAMLALSRNVVFDMLSSPENSPAVSFDPIGSRNLRRVRVLRMAGSRAHGGDLFVAPSSLTTLPVARADNPGKIRTIPA, encoded by the coding sequence ATGAAAGCTGTATTCATCCTTGCCGTCACCCTTGTTTTCGCGCTTGCGCCCGACCTTGCCCTGGCCTGGGGGCCGGGCGTGCATCTTGCGCTGGGCAATTCCGTGCTCGCCGGAGCCGGGGCGCTGCCGCCGCTGGTGGCGAGCCTGCTGCTCAGGAACAGAAGCGCGTTTCTGTACGGCTGCCTGAGCGCGGACATCTTCATCGGCAAGGGGTGCAGCGTGCATCCCGGGCACAGCCACAACTGGTGCACCGGGTTCAAGCTCCTGCGCACTGCGTCCACACCGCTGGTGCGAGCCTATGCCTATGGCTACCTCAGCCATCTGGCCGCCGATGTCGTGGCCCACAACTACTATGTGCCCAACGCCCTGTGGCACATGCCCTCCGGCGGCAGGATTTCCCATGTCTACGTGGAGGCACAGGCCGACCGCCGGTTCGAGACCGAACACGAGCGCGCTCTGGCCCTGTTCCGCAAATCCAACAAGGTTGCGGACGGGTCCCTGCTCACGGCCATGGACAGACGCAAGCTGCCGTTTCTGGTCAAGAAGCAGATCGTCAAGGGCAGCCTCAAGCTGTTCAGCCGCAAGACATGGGGCTCCTCTCTGGATCTGGCGGATCGCATTCTGCCGTGGTCCGCGGACTCCCGGCCCCTGAACGCCATGCTTGCCCTGTCCCGCAACGTGGTGTTCGACATGCTTTCCTCGCCCGAGAATTCCCCGGCCGTTTCCTTTGATCCCATCGGCAGTCGCAACCTGCGGCGTGTGCGCGTCCTGCGCATGGCCGGAAGCCGGGCGCATGGCGGCGACCTGTTTGTTGCGCCGTCGAGCCTGACCACGCTTCCCGTGGCGAGAGCCGACAATCCCGGGAAAATCCGGACCATTCCCGCCTGA
- a CDS encoding CPBP family intramembrane glutamic endopeptidase, translating into MTQHAHHADRAGNRASIVWFLAAAFIPTFAAEAWLAASGLRLDGQIIGTVPMLWILGIMWIPGLAALGVHVFVEKRDWRELGLRFGPWRAYADMLLLIPALCAAMYGLTWLIGLAEPDTAMSGLTTATGAAAPSLRDIFLIMLPMSIVVGTPVNAVFALGEELGWRGFLLPRLLHLGRFRAYTLLGVIWGLWHAPLIMMGFNYPGHPVAGIGMMCLLCTAFGALLGECRLRWNSVLVAAWMHGAANAQGYGIWPWLFPDANPLLGGFSGLTGVAVWSLAALIAFRMFRR; encoded by the coding sequence ATGACGCAACACGCACACCATGCCGACCGCGCCGGAAACCGGGCTTCCATTGTCTGGTTTCTGGCTGCGGCATTCATCCCCACCTTTGCGGCGGAAGCCTGGCTTGCGGCCTCGGGCCTGCGTTTGGACGGACAGATCATCGGCACGGTGCCCATGCTCTGGATTCTCGGCATCATGTGGATTCCCGGGCTGGCCGCCCTCGGCGTGCACGTGTTCGTGGAAAAAAGAGACTGGCGCGAATTGGGACTGCGTTTCGGACCGTGGCGCGCCTACGCGGACATGCTCCTGCTGATTCCGGCACTGTGTGCAGCCATGTACGGACTGACATGGCTGATCGGGCTGGCCGAACCGGACACGGCCATGTCCGGGCTGACAACGGCCACGGGAGCTGCAGCTCCGTCCCTGCGGGACATCTTCCTGATCATGCTGCCCATGAGCATCGTGGTGGGCACGCCCGTGAACGCCGTATTCGCGCTGGGAGAGGAACTGGGCTGGCGCGGCTTCCTGCTGCCCCGTCTCCTGCATCTGGGCAGATTCCGGGCCTATACTCTGCTCGGCGTGATCTGGGGACTATGGCACGCCCCGCTCATCATGATGGGCTTCAACTACCCGGGCCATCCCGTGGCCGGTATCGGCATGATGTGTCTGCTCTGCACCGCATTCGGCGCCCTGCTCGGAGAATGCCGACTGCGCTGGAATTCCGTGCTTGTCGCGGCATGGATGCACGGTGCAGCCAATGCTCAGGGCTACGGCATCTGGCCGTGGCTCTTTCCTGATGCCAATCCCCTGCTCGGCGGATTTTCCGGGCTCACGGGCGTGGCGGTCTGGTCTCTGGCCGCATTGATCGCGTTCCGCATGTTCCGCCGCTGA
- a CDS encoding secondary thiamine-phosphate synthase enzyme YjbQ — MKSYRKELWFEIPSRRGFVNITPDVEACLRESGIREGLCLVNAMHITASVFINDDESGLHHDYEVWLERLAPHEPVSQYRHNGYEDNADAHMKRQVMGREVVVAVTEGRLDFGTWEQIFYGEFDGRRRKRVLVKIIGE, encoded by the coding sequence ATGAAGTCGTATCGCAAGGAACTTTGGTTCGAGATCCCCTCGCGCCGGGGATTCGTGAACATCACCCCGGACGTGGAGGCCTGCCTGCGCGAATCCGGCATCCGGGAGGGGCTGTGTCTGGTCAACGCCATGCATATCACGGCCTCGGTCTTCATCAATGATGACGAGTCCGGCCTGCATCACGACTACGAGGTCTGGCTGGAAAGGCTCGCCCCGCATGAGCCCGTGAGCCAGTACCGCCACAACGGGTACGAGGACAACGCCGACGCGCACATGAAGCGTCAGGTCATGGGCCGGGAAGTGGTGGTGGCCGTAACCGAAGGCAGGCTGGACTTCGGTACGTGGGAGCAGATTTTCTACGGCGAGTTCGACGGCAGGCGGCGCAAGCGCGTGCTTGTCAAGATCATCGGGGAATAG
- a CDS encoding ATP-binding protein: MKSIRAAVEAGFAALQGDRSSPSLDELRALKANLDDYRVAVESREEGLRSTLTSLVDDMGRTSEKLTETGLRLEGILEAAEDVAFVIHRDDDTGGIIEFSAGAQHIFGYARDEILGCSVNVLCAEGGPGKHGDCGSGMSANRARFRRRSGEIFPGLYSLHQLRKGEGQSLGSLLIVLDVSKRELAERVLRETQQQYKALLTASPISIMAFDAQGTITLVNDWHLHRIDRDRLSPEFYIGKKLWDIPGVIRAGLGERLRGVLRGRTVSLEDVIIPAFGDREEVCQNFRCAPVMEGDAVTGGILIREDVTRRKRTERDLKLLIDSSPITIVKLELTPHGRIIRSLNPAGLEMFGRQALGRPLSDYVTRLETGPVSAPVPEESCEVLSPRGRLLAVRTRHRPSPEYEIQAIMDVTDLLRAKKAAEDASQAKSDFLANISHEIRTPLNGLLGMLQLFKDSELPGDLAEMADYAFDSARSLLILLNDILDFSVVEARAVELDEKPVNLAGIVDVVIGPYSLEASSKGVALSWLADASLPQEVCADARRLRQVLFHLVGNAMKFTDAGDVSVSACLLPATVRGRRGKLLFLVRDSGIGISPDKLGVIFELFRQGDGSRTRRHGGTGIGLSLVRRFVQAMNGTVCISTEPGQGTEIAFTVEVGL; encoded by the coding sequence ATACGCGCGGCAGTGGAGGCCGGATTCGCGGCCCTGCAAGGGGATCGCTCGTCTCCCTCGCTCGACGAACTGCGCGCGCTCAAGGCGAATCTGGATGACTACCGCGTTGCCGTGGAATCCCGGGAGGAGGGGCTGCGCAGCACCCTGACCAGCCTTGTGGACGACATGGGCCGCACCAGCGAAAAGCTGACCGAAACCGGCCTGCGTCTGGAGGGCATTCTGGAGGCAGCCGAGGACGTGGCCTTTGTCATCCATCGCGACGACGATACCGGCGGGATCATCGAATTCAGCGCCGGGGCGCAGCATATTTTCGGCTATGCCCGCGACGAGATTCTGGGCTGTTCCGTGAACGTCCTGTGTGCGGAAGGCGGGCCGGGAAAACACGGGGATTGCGGAAGCGGCATGTCCGCCAACCGGGCAAGGTTCCGGCGCAGGAGCGGCGAGATTTTTCCGGGCCTGTATTCCCTGCATCAGCTCAGGAAGGGCGAGGGCCAGAGTCTGGGCAGTCTGCTCATCGTGCTGGACGTGTCCAAGCGCGAACTCGCCGAGCGCGTGCTGCGCGAAACCCAGCAGCAGTACAAGGCTCTGCTCACGGCATCGCCCATTTCCATCATGGCCTTTGACGCGCAGGGCACCATCACGCTGGTCAATGACTGGCACCTGCACCGCATCGACAGGGATCGGCTTTCTCCGGAATTCTACATAGGCAAGAAACTGTGGGACATCCCGGGCGTGATCCGCGCCGGACTGGGCGAGCGGCTCAGGGGCGTGCTGCGTGGACGAACCGTGTCTCTGGAGGACGTGATCATTCCGGCCTTCGGCGACAGGGAGGAGGTCTGCCAGAATTTCCGCTGCGCTCCGGTCATGGAGGGCGATGCGGTCACGGGCGGCATTCTCATTCGCGAGGACGTGACCCGGCGCAAGCGTACCGAGCGCGACCTCAAGCTGCTCATCGACAGTTCTCCCATCACCATCGTCAAGCTGGAGCTGACCCCGCACGGCAGGATCATCCGTTCCCTGAACCCGGCCGGGCTGGAAATGTTCGGCAGGCAGGCCCTTGGCCGTCCCCTGTCCGATTACGTGACCCGGCTGGAAACAGGCCCGGTGTCCGCTCCGGTGCCCGAGGAGTCCTGCGAGGTGCTGTCCCCGCGTGGCAGGCTGCTGGCCGTGCGCACCCGGCACAGACCCAGCCCGGAATACGAGATTCAGGCCATCATGGACGTGACCGACCTGTTGCGGGCCAAGAAGGCGGCCGAGGACGCGAGTCAGGCCAAGAGCGATTTTCTGGCCAATATCAGCCATGAAATCCGCACTCCGCTCAACGGGCTGCTTGGCATGCTTCAGCTTTTCAAGGATTCCGAGCTGCCCGGGGACCTTGCGGAAATGGCGGATTACGCCTTTGATTCCGCGCGCAGTCTGCTGATTCTGCTCAACGATATTCTCGACTTTTCCGTTGTCGAGGCCCGGGCCGTGGAACTTGACGAAAAACCCGTGAATCTTGCCGGGATCGTGGACGTGGTGATCGGGCCCTACAGTCTGGAGGCCTCGTCCAAGGGGGTGGCCCTGAGCTGGCTTGCGGATGCGTCCCTGCCGCAGGAGGTGTGCGCGGATGCGCGGCGGCTGCGGCAGGTGCTGTTTCATCTGGTGGGCAATGCCATGAAATTCACGGATGCCGGGGACGTTTCGGTGAGCGCCTGTCTGCTGCCCGCCACGGTGCGTGGTCGCAGAGGCAAGCTGCTGTTTCTTGTGCGGGATTCGGGCATCGGCATTTCCCCGGACAAGCTGGGCGTGATCTTCGAGCTGTTCCGGCAGGGCGACGGATCGCGTACGCGTCGCCACGGCGGGACCGGCATCGGGCTGTCTCTGGTCAGGCGGTTCGTGCAGGCCATGAACGGCACGGTCTGCATCAGCACCGAACCCGGGCAAGGCACGGAGATTGCCTTTACCGTGGAAGTGGGCCTGTGA
- the ade gene encoding adenine deaminase, whose translation MPLSRETLTRRIRLARGIEPADLLITGARVVNVISGEIHATDVAVADGVFLGFGNYEARRTLNAEGRYLCPGLIDGHIHIESSLLSPPRFARAVAARGTSAVVADPHEIANVLGADGVRYMADSSAGLPVAVYFMMPSCVPATHLEHSGATIGPDDIRALLAEYPDRILGLAEMMNFPGVLNCDPDVLDKLLASQGRPIDGHAPLVTGRDLAAYVMAGPHSDHESTTPEEALEKLRLGMHVMIREGTTEHNLEDLAPIVTSENSREMSLVSDDQLAPDLLDHGHMDHKVRLAVGRGIPPVRAIQMASLNTARHFGLDRGPVRHGAIAPGFRADFFLVDDLAEFRVADVHLGGHPLSPDQDFISGTTDPGNTMNMEPVEDTAFRIPAQGETMRVIGVEPGQLVTSHLTMPATIRNGLAEADPDRDIAKLAVLERHNDTGNIGLGFVQGLGLKRGAIASTVAHDSHNLIIAGASDADMLEAANRAMATGGGFCAVLDRKVISCLPLPIAGLMSNRPMEEVARDLDSLLRKIHAELGDFPFPNPFAMLSFLALPVIPELKLTDLGLVDGRTFEITSLWTDAK comes from the coding sequence ATGCCATTATCCAGAGAGACCCTGACCCGCCGCATCAGGTTGGCCAGAGGAATCGAACCGGCCGACCTGCTCATCACCGGAGCCAGAGTGGTCAATGTCATTTCCGGGGAAATCCACGCGACCGATGTGGCCGTGGCGGACGGCGTGTTTCTCGGATTCGGAAACTACGAGGCCAGACGCACCCTGAACGCCGAGGGCAGATACCTCTGCCCGGGGCTGATCGACGGGCACATCCACATTGAATCGTCCCTGCTCTCCCCGCCCCGGTTTGCCCGGGCCGTGGCCGCACGCGGCACGTCCGCCGTGGTTGCGGACCCGCATGAAATCGCCAACGTACTCGGCGCGGACGGCGTGCGCTACATGGCGGATTCCTCTGCCGGACTCCCGGTGGCCGTGTATTTCATGATGCCCTCCTGCGTCCCGGCCACGCATCTGGAACACAGCGGCGCAACCATCGGTCCGGACGACATCCGCGCCCTACTCGCCGAATATCCGGACCGCATTCTGGGACTGGCCGAAATGATGAATTTCCCAGGCGTGCTGAACTGCGACCCGGACGTGCTGGACAAGCTCCTTGCCTCGCAGGGCAGGCCCATCGACGGCCATGCGCCCCTGGTCACTGGCCGCGATCTGGCCGCCTATGTCATGGCCGGCCCGCACAGCGATCACGAATCCACCACGCCCGAAGAGGCGCTGGAAAAGCTGCGGCTGGGCATGCATGTCATGATCCGCGAAGGCACCACCGAACACAATCTGGAAGACCTTGCCCCGATCGTGACCAGCGAGAACAGCCGGGAAATGTCTCTGGTCTCCGACGACCAGCTTGCCCCGGACCTGCTCGACCACGGGCACATGGACCACAAGGTGCGTCTGGCCGTGGGCCGGGGCATTCCTCCGGTCCGGGCCATTCAGATGGCCTCCCTGAACACGGCGCGCCATTTCGGGCTGGATCGCGGCCCGGTGCGGCACGGCGCCATTGCCCCGGGCTTTCGCGCGGACTTCTTTCTGGTGGACGATCTGGCGGAATTCCGGGTCGCAGACGTGCATCTCGGCGGCCACCCCCTGTCCCCGGATCAGGATTTCATCTCCGGGACCACGGACCCGGGCAATACCATGAACATGGAACCTGTCGAGGACACCGCGTTCCGCATCCCGGCCCAAGGCGAAACCATGCGCGTGATCGGCGTGGAACCGGGCCAGCTCGTGACGAGCCATCTGACCATGCCCGCGACCATCCGCAACGGACTGGCCGAGGCGGATCCGGACCGCGACATTGCCAAGCTCGCGGTGCTGGAACGTCATAACGACACCGGCAACATCGGGCTGGGCTTCGTGCAGGGCCTCGGCCTGAAGCGAGGGGCCATTGCCTCCACCGTGGCCCACGACTCCCACAACCTGATCATCGCGGGCGCCAGCGACGCGGACATGCTCGAAGCCGCGAACCGGGCCATGGCAACAGGCGGCGGATTCTGCGCGGTGCTGGACCGCAAGGTCATCTCCTGCCTGCCCCTGCCCATCGCCGGGCTCATGTCCAACAGGCCCATGGAGGAAGTGGCCCGGGATCTGGATTCCCTGCTCAGGAAAATCCATGCCGAACTCGGAGACTTCCCGTTCCCCAACCCGTTCGCCATGCTCTCGTTTCTGGCCCTGCCCGTCATACCGGAACTCAAGCTCACCGATCTGGGACTGGTGGACGGACGCACCTTCGAGATAACCAGCCTGTGGACGGACGCCAAATAG